One genomic window of Candidatus Pseudobacter hemicellulosilyticus includes the following:
- a CDS encoding histidinol phosphatase: protein MFSIFKKKTTGETVDLSAIGTDMHSHLLPAIDDGSPDIESSRTLIKGLEELGFRQLITTPHIFWDLYKNDAVIIQQQLQTVQAALAGTNSPPLRAAAEYYIDEHFISLLEKNVPLLTIRDNWVLVEFSFASLPIDVNRILFQLQIKGYQPVLAHPERYTYLLEEKGLYDELKSMGILFQLNLLSLTNYYSKPVQELARYLLKKEYINLLGTDLHNERHLQAIRTSPIIMNTVKALADSGKLLNPSL from the coding sequence ATGTTCTCTATATTTAAAAAGAAAACAACCGGCGAAACAGTGGATCTGAGTGCAATCGGTACCGATATGCACTCACATCTGCTGCCTGCCATTGATGACGGATCTCCCGATATAGAAAGCTCCCGGACACTGATCAAAGGCCTGGAAGAGCTGGGGTTCCGTCAACTGATCACTACGCCGCATATTTTCTGGGATCTTTATAAGAATGATGCGGTCATTATTCAACAGCAGCTCCAGACCGTGCAGGCCGCACTGGCTGGCACCAACAGCCCGCCGCTGCGGGCTGCTGCTGAGTATTATATTGACGAACATTTTATTTCCCTGCTGGAAAAAAATGTGCCCCTGCTGACCATCAGGGACAACTGGGTGCTGGTGGAGTTCTCTTTTGCTTCCCTGCCCATAGATGTGAACAGGATATTATTCCAGCTGCAGATCAAAGGTTACCAGCCGGTGTTGGCCCATCCCGAGCGGTATACCTACCTGCTGGAGGAAAAAGGACTGTATGATGAGCTGAAATCCATGGGTATCCTGTTCCAGCTGAACCTTCTTTCACTTACCAACTACTACAGCAAACCTGTTCAGGAACTGGCCAGATACCTGCTCAAAAAAGAATATATCAATCTGCTGGGAACGGATCTGCACAATGAACGGCACCTGCAGGCCATCAGGACCTCACCCATTATTATGAACACGGTGAAAGCCCTGGCAGATTCCGGCAAGCTACTGAACCCCAGCCTGTAG
- a CDS encoding GDP-L-fucose synthase, which yields MNKTDKIYVAGHRGMVGSAIVRKLQQEGFSNLLLRTSAELDLRNQQAVNEFFAAEKPDYVFLAAAKVGGILANNTYRADFIYENMMIQSNVIHAAYLNKVTKLMFLGSSCIYPKLAPQPLKEEYLLTGLLEPTNEPYAIAKIAGIKMCDAYRAQYGCNFISVMPTNLYGPNDNYDLNKSHVLPALIRKFHEAKVNNEPAVIMWGTGQPLREFLHADDLADACFYLMEQYNEEGLVNIGTGTDIPIRDLALLIRDVVGYTGELQHDLSKPDGTPRKLMDVSKLHGLGWQARISLREGIEKVYAEFSKQAAALA from the coding sequence ATGAACAAAACCGATAAGATATATGTAGCCGGTCATCGGGGTATGGTTGGTTCTGCCATTGTGCGTAAGCTGCAGCAGGAGGGGTTTTCCAACCTGCTGCTGCGCACCTCCGCAGAACTTGACCTCCGGAACCAGCAGGCTGTTAACGAATTCTTTGCAGCAGAAAAACCGGATTATGTTTTCCTGGCAGCAGCCAAAGTAGGAGGCATCCTGGCCAATAATACCTACAGGGCGGATTTCATTTATGAGAATATGATGATCCAGAGCAATGTGATCCATGCGGCTTACCTGAACAAGGTGACAAAGCTCATGTTCCTTGGCTCTTCCTGTATTTATCCCAAACTGGCGCCGCAACCGCTTAAAGAGGAATACCTGCTGACCGGGTTGCTGGAACCTACCAATGAGCCTTATGCCATTGCCAAGATAGCCGGTATTAAGATGTGTGATGCCTATCGGGCGCAGTATGGTTGTAATTTCATTTCCGTAATGCCTACCAACCTCTACGGTCCCAATGACAATTATGACCTTAACAAATCACATGTGCTGCCTGCGCTGATCCGCAAGTTCCATGAGGCCAAAGTAAACAATGAGCCTGCTGTGATCATGTGGGGAACAGGACAGCCGCTGCGTGAGTTCCTGCATGCCGATGATCTGGCGGATGCCTGCTTTTACCTGATGGAGCAGTACAATGAAGAAGGATTGGTCAATATTGGTACCGGAACGGATATTCCTATCCGTGACCTGGCCCTGCTTATCAGGGATGTAGTGGGATATACGGGTGAATTGCAGCATGACCTCAGTAAGCCTGATGGCACGCCCAGGAAACTGATGGATGTAAGCAAGCTCCATGGCCTTGGCTGGCAGGCGCGTATATCACTACGGGAAGGTATTGAGAAAGTGTATGCCGAATTCAGCAAACAGGCAGCAGCGCTTGCCTGA
- the gmd gene encoding GDP-mannose 4,6-dehydratase, whose translation MAKVALITGITGQDGAYLADLLLKKGYIVHGIKRRSSLFNTERIDHLYQDPHEKNVQLKLHYGDLTDSTNLIRIIQETQPDEIYNLAAMSHVHVSFETPEYTANADGIGTLRILEAVRLLGLTQKTKIYQASTSELYGLVQAVPQSETTPFYPRSPYAVAKLYGYWITVNYREAYKMFAVNGILFNHESPLRGETFVTRKITRAVAKIALGLQDKVFLGNLDAQRDWGHAKDYVEAMWRILQQPEPEDYVIATGVTTRVREFVRLAFAEVGIELEFKGKDEKEVAVVTACNNPEYQVAIGKEVVAVDPRYFRPTEVELLIGDPTKAQTKLNWKPNYDLAGLVKEMMENDVDLFKKDRLLKDAGYYVKNQFE comes from the coding sequence ATGGCAAAAGTAGCACTCATTACAGGCATTACCGGGCAGGACGGCGCTTATTTAGCCGACCTGCTTCTGAAGAAAGGGTATATCGTACACGGTATCAAGAGAAGAAGCTCTCTATTCAATACCGAAAGGATTGACCATCTGTACCAGGACCCGCATGAAAAGAATGTTCAGCTGAAACTGCACTACGGTGATCTGACGGATTCAACCAACCTGATCCGCATCATCCAGGAAACACAGCCCGATGAGATCTATAATCTGGCTGCCATGAGTCACGTACATGTAAGCTTTGAAACTCCTGAATATACTGCCAATGCTGATGGCATCGGCACCCTGCGTATACTTGAGGCGGTAAGGCTGCTGGGATTGACCCAAAAGACAAAGATCTACCAGGCTTCCACTTCGGAGCTGTACGGTCTGGTACAGGCTGTTCCCCAGTCTGAAACCACGCCATTCTATCCCCGCTCTCCCTATGCCGTTGCCAAACTCTACGGTTACTGGATAACCGTTAACTACCGCGAGGCGTACAAAATGTTTGCAGTGAACGGTATTCTCTTCAACCATGAATCACCATTGCGCGGAGAAACCTTTGTTACCCGTAAGATCACCCGTGCGGTAGCCAAAATTGCACTGGGATTGCAGGATAAGGTGTTCCTGGGTAACCTGGATGCTCAGCGCGACTGGGGCCATGCCAAAGATTATGTAGAGGCTATGTGGCGGATCCTGCAACAGCCGGAACCGGAAGATTATGTAATTGCTACCGGCGTTACCACCCGTGTACGGGAGTTTGTACGGCTGGCTTTTGCAGAAGTAGGCATAGAACTGGAATTCAAAGGCAAGGACGAGAAGGAAGTGGCTGTGGTCACCGCCTGCAACAATCCTGAATACCAGGTAGCTATCGGTAAAGAGGTAGTGGCTGTTGATCCCCGCTATTTCCGTCCCACGGAAGTGGAACTGCTGATCGGTGATCCTACCAAGGCCCAGACCAAATTAAACTGGAAACCGAACTATGACCTGGCCGGACTTGTTAAGGAGATGATGGAAAACGACGTTGACCTGTTCAAGAAAGACCGTTTACTGAAAGACGCAGGTTATTACGTTAAAAATCAGTTTGAATAA
- a CDS encoding glycosyltransferase family 2 protein, which yields MKISIITATYNSAVTVRDTLKSVAGQDYADIEHIIIDGLSKDNTLDIVREFPHVSKVISEKDKGIYDAMNKGVQVATGEVIGILNSDDFYNHPQVLSRVMALFSDPAVDTVYGDLQYVQQDNVQVVTRTWKSGGFRPRSFYYGWMPPHPTFFVRRQVYDKAGLFDLSLRSAADYELMLRMLLKHGATAGYVQEVLVKMRAGGMSNASLKNRLKANQEDRRAWEMNGLQPYFFTLWLKPLRKIFQFINR from the coding sequence ATGAAGATCTCCATTATTACCGCCACCTATAACAGTGCTGTTACGGTGAGGGATACACTGAAAAGTGTAGCCGGGCAGGACTATGCAGATATAGAGCATATTATTATTGATGGTCTGTCCAAAGACAATACCCTGGACATTGTGCGTGAATTCCCCCACGTGAGCAAGGTGATCTCTGAAAAGGATAAAGGCATCTATGACGCCATGAACAAAGGTGTGCAGGTAGCCACCGGTGAGGTGATCGGGATACTCAATTCGGACGATTTCTATAACCATCCGCAGGTGCTGTCCAGGGTGATGGCCCTTTTCAGCGATCCAGCCGTTGATACGGTATACGGAGACCTGCAATACGTGCAGCAGGACAATGTGCAGGTGGTGACCCGTACCTGGAAAAGCGGAGGTTTCAGGCCGCGCTCCTTTTATTACGGCTGGATGCCGCCACATCCTACTTTTTTTGTACGGCGGCAGGTATATGATAAAGCGGGGCTTTTTGACCTGTCCCTCCGCTCTGCGGCAGACTATGAGCTGATGCTGCGTATGCTGCTGAAACATGGCGCTACTGCTGGTTATGTGCAGGAAGTGCTGGTGAAAATGAGAGCTGGCGGCATGAGCAATGCTTCACTGAAGAACAGGCTCAAGGCAAATCAGGAAGACCGCAGGGCCTGGGAAATGAACGGGCTGCAACCTTATTTCTTTACACTCTGGCTTAAACCCTTACGTAAAATATTTCAATTCATAAACAGATAA
- a CDS encoding WcaF family extracellular polysaccharide biosynthesis acetyltransferase: protein MRPSADFSTYNNDWYSKEIGASRIRQLCWYFVNVLFFINPLNPSSGLKRILLKWFGARLGTGVVLKPGINIKYPWKLTVGDHSWIGEKVWIDNLAPVVIGRSVCISQGAMLLTGNHDYTSTSFDLMVDGITLEDGVWIGALALVCPGVRAETHAVLSAMSVCSGTLQPYTVYKGNPAQPIRERIIKTTPHP from the coding sequence ATGAGGCCGTCAGCCGATTTTTCCACGTATAACAATGACTGGTACAGCAAGGAAATTGGTGCTTCCCGCATCAGGCAACTTTGCTGGTATTTTGTAAATGTGCTGTTCTTTATCAATCCCCTGAATCCTTCTTCGGGGCTGAAAAGAATACTGCTGAAATGGTTTGGCGCCAGGCTGGGCACCGGGGTGGTGCTGAAACCAGGCATCAATATCAAGTATCCCTGGAAGCTTACTGTAGGCGATCATTCCTGGATCGGGGAAAAGGTCTGGATCGATAACCTGGCGCCTGTTGTTATTGGCCGCAGTGTCTGTATATCACAGGGCGCCATGCTGCTGACAGGCAATCATGATTATACCAGCACCAGCTTTGACCTGATGGTTGATGGCATTACCCTGGAAGATGGCGTCTGGATAGGCGCCCTTGCACTGGTATGCCCGGGCGTCAGGGCAGAGACACATGCGGTATTGTCGGCCATGTCCGTTTGCAGCGGCACGCTCCAGCCTTATACCGTTTACAAAGGGAACCCGGCTCAGCCCATACGGGAGCGAATTATCAAAACCACCCCACACCCATGA
- a CDS encoding glycosyltransferase family 4 protein, producing MTNTPKRKILLFADWYYPAFKAGGPVQSCHNIAKMLGHQYQFYVVTSDRDLGDTQPYAGISTTDWVDGNDGEKIRYLYRNTMNPGTVRKIMHEVQPDVIYFNSMFSLLYTLMPLWVLQRMRFGGRVVLAPRGMLHAGALMRKSVKKTIFLRTFWLSGWPGKMVFHATDAQEQKDVKRYFRRSKQVVLAENIPNTDPDPLTLREKEKDTLRLVFISRLHAKKNLHLLLELLRQHSLQGSLSLDVYGEAEDPEYERKCRQTAAGLPGNITVTFRGPLPHNLVFGTLHQYHLFVLPTLGENFGHAIFEALSSGTPVLISDKTPWSGLAARKAGWEIPLKLPEQYLQAIREMLAMDQQEYREWSAGALAFSRHFLESVDIISKYRILFQ from the coding sequence TTGACAAACACACCTAAAAGAAAGATCCTGCTGTTTGCAGACTGGTACTATCCCGCTTTTAAAGCCGGGGGGCCTGTACAGTCCTGCCATAACATTGCTAAAATGCTTGGACACCAGTACCAGTTCTACGTGGTTACCTCAGACAGGGACCTGGGAGATACCCAGCCCTATGCGGGTATTTCCACCACAGACTGGGTGGATGGCAATGATGGAGAAAAGATCCGGTACCTCTACCGCAATACCATGAATCCCGGTACGGTCCGGAAGATCATGCATGAGGTGCAGCCGGATGTCATTTACTTCAACAGTATGTTTTCCCTGCTGTATACGCTGATGCCTTTATGGGTGTTGCAGCGCATGCGCTTTGGCGGCAGGGTGGTGCTGGCTCCGCGGGGTATGCTGCATGCAGGCGCCCTCATGCGCAAGAGCGTCAAAAAAACAATTTTCCTGCGCACCTTCTGGCTCAGCGGCTGGCCCGGTAAAATGGTCTTCCATGCTACGGACGCACAGGAGCAAAAAGATGTGAAGCGTTATTTCCGGCGCTCTAAACAGGTAGTGCTGGCAGAGAATATTCCCAATACGGATCCGGACCCGCTTACCCTGCGGGAAAAGGAAAAAGATACCCTCAGGCTGGTCTTCATCTCCAGGCTGCATGCCAAGAAGAACCTGCACCTGCTGCTGGAGTTATTACGGCAGCATAGCCTGCAGGGCAGCCTGAGCCTGGATGTATATGGGGAAGCAGAAGATCCGGAGTATGAGAGAAAATGCAGACAGACAGCAGCGGGACTGCCGGGTAATATAACGGTTACCTTCAGGGGGCCGCTGCCCCATAACCTGGTATTTGGCACCCTGCATCAGTATCACCTGTTTGTATTACCCACCCTTGGTGAAAATTTTGGGCATGCTATTTTTGAAGCATTGTCCTCGGGTACGCCCGTGCTGATCAGCGATAAAACACCCTGGTCCGGACTGGCTGCCCGGAAAGCCGGTTGGGAGATCCCGCTTAAATTGCCGGAGCAATACCTGCAGGCTATCCGGGAAATGCTGGCCATGGATCAGCAGGAATACCGGGAGTGGTCAGCCGGCGCACTGGCTTTCAGCCGGCATTTTTTAGAGAGTGTAGACATTATTTCCAAATACCGTATTTTGTTTCAATGA
- a CDS encoding glycosyltransferase family 4 protein codes for MAYNTGDPNHFLFLYTRLPDYFLQCIRHLLDTCPAGSRAWVVHYESDQDAPYEHVFQDNRISFIGKSSFQPAMMETIRPDLIYVAGWGDPVYKSITAAWKKKLPVVMGLDNPWLGSPRQWMAALLAPLLIKPYCTHLWVTGPPQYTFGRRLGFSKKQLISGLYCADTKDIIPSTLPAEAPEILYTGRMVGYKRPDWLLKAFTEILNLDPALGHWRLTLVGQGPLKQELEANFGKVPAISFIPFLQPAAVKQRYAGASIFCLPSHHEHWGVVVQEAAAAGLPLLLSDTVAAGVTFLENGRNGYQFKSPSYEDFREKLHQLMKTSTAQRIAMGDFSRQLSARITHDSWAAALKSVFVDKHT; via the coding sequence ATGGCATACAATACCGGAGACCCGAACCATTTCCTTTTCTTATATACCCGATTGCCGGACTATTTCCTGCAATGTATCCGGCATTTGCTGGACACCTGTCCTGCAGGCTCCCGGGCATGGGTAGTACACTATGAATCAGACCAGGATGCTCCCTATGAGCATGTGTTCCAGGATAACAGGATCAGCTTTATAGGTAAATCCTCTTTTCAGCCGGCCATGATGGAAACCATCAGGCCTGACCTGATCTATGTGGCAGGCTGGGGTGATCCGGTGTATAAATCCATCACCGCAGCCTGGAAAAAAAAGCTGCCTGTGGTGATGGGGCTGGATAATCCCTGGCTGGGTTCTCCCAGGCAATGGATGGCCGCCCTGCTGGCGCCATTGCTGATTAAACCCTATTGCACGCATTTGTGGGTGACCGGTCCGCCGCAATATACTTTTGGCCGGCGCCTTGGCTTTTCAAAGAAGCAGCTGATCAGCGGCCTGTACTGCGCAGATACAAAGGATATTATTCCCAGTACCCTGCCGGCGGAAGCCCCTGAGATATTATATACCGGGAGGATGGTTGGGTATAAACGGCCTGACTGGCTCCTGAAGGCCTTTACAGAAATACTGAACCTTGATCCGGCGCTCGGACACTGGAGGCTGACCCTGGTTGGCCAGGGACCGCTCAAGCAGGAATTGGAGGCAAACTTCGGCAAGGTTCCAGCCATAAGTTTCATACCTTTCCTGCAGCCGGCAGCTGTGAAGCAACGTTATGCCGGGGCCAGTATCTTCTGCCTGCCCAGCCATCATGAGCATTGGGGGGTAGTAGTGCAGGAAGCAGCCGCAGCCGGATTGCCTTTACTACTTTCTGATACTGTTGCGGCAGGTGTTACCTTCCTGGAAAATGGTCGCAACGGATACCAGTTCAAAAGCCCGTCCTATGAGGACTTCCGGGAGAAGCTGCACCAGCTGATGAAAACCTCCACAGCGCAAAGGATTGCCATGGGAGATTTCAGCCGGCAGCTATCAGCCCGCATTACACATGACAGCTGGGCGGCTGCCTTAAAATCTGTTTTCGTTGACAAACACACCTAA
- a CDS encoding glycosyltransferase family 4 protein: MQKHSFYLCRYLARNGVHVDLYHTGKQKKDIDLASCFTAEELPYIHSHLMEWPPADKFPGHYVRTSHKYSEKLFRLFQQHNTRTPVDLVYAKGLAGWYLLQQKAAGVALPPVFLNVHGYEYYQKAASLRMKIEHQLLRPPFLYVNQQADHIFSYGGRVSEIIRKHTGQPAAKIIEIPTGIEPEFLNEQLLTVQQPRQFVFVGRYERRKGIIELNKAILQLLKQNAPFRFHFIGNLPEKDRIQSPAITYYGVVNDKQLIKDVLQQADVLVCPSYAEGMPNVILEGMAAGCAVIASDVGAVNAQVSNANGWLVEPGSVTALQAALQTVIDLDDVSLLARKKASVQRIKDDFLWDRIILRVIDAFETVLKKTYVAE, translated from the coding sequence ATGCAGAAACACTCTTTTTATCTCTGTCGCTACCTGGCAAGAAATGGAGTGCATGTGGACCTGTACCATACGGGTAAGCAGAAAAAAGACATTGACCTTGCTTCCTGCTTTACAGCGGAAGAGTTACCCTATATACATTCGCACCTGATGGAATGGCCCCCGGCCGATAAATTCCCCGGACACTATGTGCGTACTTCCCATAAGTATTCAGAAAAGCTGTTCCGCCTGTTTCAGCAGCACAATACCCGGACACCGGTTGACCTGGTATATGCCAAAGGACTGGCCGGCTGGTACCTGCTGCAGCAAAAGGCTGCAGGAGTGGCTTTACCACCGGTCTTTCTCAACGTGCATGGTTATGAATATTACCAGAAGGCTGCTTCCCTCAGGATGAAGATAGAGCACCAGCTCCTGCGCCCGCCTTTCCTGTATGTGAACCAGCAGGCAGACCATATCTTTTCCTATGGCGGCCGGGTATCAGAGATCATCCGGAAACATACGGGGCAGCCTGCGGCCAAGATCATTGAGATACCTACAGGCATAGAGCCGGAATTCCTGAATGAGCAGCTGCTGACCGTACAGCAACCGAGACAGTTTGTATTTGTGGGAAGATATGAGCGAAGGAAAGGGATCATTGAACTGAATAAAGCGATCCTACAGCTGCTGAAGCAAAATGCCCCTTTCAGGTTCCACTTTATTGGTAACCTGCCTGAAAAAGACCGGATACAATCTCCTGCCATTACCTACTACGGGGTGGTGAATGATAAACAGCTGATCAAAGATGTGCTGCAGCAGGCCGATGTGCTGGTTTGTCCCAGCTATGCCGAAGGAATGCCCAATGTGATCCTGGAAGGTATGGCAGCAGGATGCGCAGTCATTGCCTCAGATGTTGGCGCTGTCAATGCACAGGTCAGCAATGCCAATGGCTGGCTGGTGGAGCCCGGCTCTGTAACTGCCCTGCAGGCTGCTTTGCAAACGGTCATTGACCTGGACGATGTTTCCCTGCTGGCCAGAAAAAAAGCTTCCGTACAGCGGATAAAAGATGATTTTCTCTGGGACCGGATCATTCTTCGCGTCATTGATGCTTTTGAAACGGTATTAAAAAAAACATATGTTGCTGAATAA
- a CDS encoding glycosyltransferase family 2 protein, with translation MMTPLVSIIMPGYNKARFLPAALESLQAQTCRDWELVFVDDCSTDNTASIAERYSAADNRIRVLANSRNRGANHCRNRGLEAAAGEYLLFMDADDLLAPACLENRLNYLKAHPELNAAVFTMAVFDQEIGDRERKWVPSAAEPLKSFLAHELPWQTMQPIWRTADMRLAGGFDESFPRLQDVELHTRMLMDNQLTIGQVSGEPDCFLRIGEERMNFSPYNFLSRWVQSALLYYAKFYEPARRKGLDRLLLGTIFHAYMQLLIYYKRGRLTRQEFSELEARLLDRSILQGLKTGKSILFRLLKSYNLLPARIPGINKTLNLLIKS, from the coding sequence ATGATGACCCCGCTTGTATCCATCATAATGCCCGGCTATAATAAAGCCAGGTTCCTGCCCGCTGCGCTGGAAAGCCTGCAGGCACAAACCTGCAGGGACTGGGAACTGGTATTTGTAGACGACTGCTCCACTGATAATACAGCATCTATTGCTGAACGTTATAGTGCTGCTGATAACCGCATCCGGGTGCTGGCCAATTCCCGGAACAGGGGAGCCAACCATTGCCGGAACAGGGGGCTGGAAGCTGCAGCGGGTGAATACCTCCTGTTCATGGATGCAGATGACCTGCTGGCGCCTGCCTGCCTGGAGAACAGGCTGAACTACCTGAAGGCGCATCCGGAACTGAACGCTGCTGTATTCACCATGGCTGTCTTTGACCAGGAGATAGGGGACAGGGAAAGAAAATGGGTGCCTTCGGCCGCCGAGCCACTGAAAAGCTTTTTAGCCCATGAATTACCCTGGCAGACCATGCAGCCGATCTGGAGAACAGCGGATATGCGCCTGGCCGGTGGTTTCGATGAATCTTTTCCGCGACTGCAGGATGTAGAGCTACATACCAGGATGCTGATGGACAACCAGCTCACTATCGGGCAGGTATCCGGTGAACCGGATTGTTTTTTGCGGATAGGAGAAGAAAGAATGAATTTTTCGCCCTATAATTTTCTTTCCCGCTGGGTACAATCCGCTCTGCTATACTATGCCAAGTTCTATGAGCCTGCCAGGCGGAAAGGATTGGACCGGCTGTTGCTCGGCACTATCTTTCACGCCTATATGCAGTTGCTGATCTACTATAAAAGGGGCCGGCTGACCAGGCAGGAATTCAGTGAGCTGGAGGCCCGCCTGCTTGACCGCAGCATCCTGCAGGGACTGAAAACGGGAAAATCCATCCTGTTCAGGCTGTTAAAAAGCTATAACCTGTTACCCGCCAGAATCCCTGGTATCAATAAAACACTGAACCTCCTTATTAAATCCTGA
- a CDS encoding glycosyltransferase family 61 protein has product MDEALELQVAALPQTIHQPVHPGFPAHMKYNIPEQYVLEIPNGRVLGPNGYILAPDDRLIGGLSREFKINDAFHRMSVFRSIKLPGVQRIKGTVASVAYPGGAYNYFHWIFDVLPRLGLLEMDGGLDRFDKIVINEFRFPFHRQLFSHFGIPEEKLIFAGRHTHIEADHLVVPSIPEYHDFIPQWSLDYLRKKISYNFDNNGGHPRRIYITRRTAKKRRLLNEDALISQLIPLGFSIVEPEKLSVEQQASVFHHADLIIAPHGAGQSNLLFCRPGTKIIEIFPPAWVNVCYWNMANSLGLDYYYIMGEKPAVAHSKAGVEDDLLINPEHFRLTLELAGLKD; this is encoded by the coding sequence ATGGACGAAGCGCTTGAGCTTCAGGTGGCAGCCCTGCCGCAAACCATTCACCAGCCTGTCCATCCCGGTTTTCCGGCTCATATGAAGTACAATATTCCGGAGCAATATGTACTGGAGATTCCCAATGGACGGGTACTGGGGCCTAATGGTTATATCCTGGCGCCGGATGATCGCCTGATAGGTGGCCTGTCGCGGGAATTCAAAATAAATGATGCCTTCCACCGGATGTCCGTATTCAGGTCCATTAAGTTGCCTGGAGTACAACGTATCAAAGGCACGGTAGCCTCTGTTGCCTATCCCGGTGGTGCATACAATTATTTCCACTGGATCTTTGATGTGCTGCCCAGGCTGGGATTGCTGGAAATGGATGGCGGACTGGACCGGTTTGATAAAATAGTGATCAATGAATTCAGGTTCCCTTTCCACCGGCAGCTGTTCAGCCATTTCGGTATCCCCGAAGAGAAGCTGATCTTCGCCGGCAGGCATACGCATATTGAGGCTGATCACCTGGTGGTGCCTTCCATACCGGAATACCACGATTTTATTCCGCAATGGTCCCTGGATTACCTGCGCAAAAAGATCAGCTATAATTTTGACAATAACGGCGGGCATCCCCGCCGGATCTATATCACCCGGAGAACGGCCAAAAAAAGAAGGCTGCTGAATGAAGATGCCCTGATCAGTCAGCTGATCCCCCTGGGCTTCAGCATTGTGGAGCCGGAAAAACTGAGCGTGGAGCAGCAGGCCAGCGTTTTTCATCATGCGGACCTTATCATTGCCCCGCACGGCGCCGGGCAATCCAACCTGCTCTTTTGCCGGCCCGGCACAAAGATCATAGAGATCTTCCCGCCCGCCTGGGTGAACGTGTGCTACTGGAATATGGCCAATTCCCTGGGACTGGATTATTATTATATTATGGGCGAAAAGCCCGCCGTAGCCCATTCAAAGGCTGGCGTGGAGGACGATCTGCTCATAAACCCTGAACACTTCCGTCTGACCCTGGAGCTGGCGGGACTCAAAGATTAA
- a CDS encoding glycosyltransferase — protein MRILFFTRVFGGVTTTFIRNEIDFLTKENDFLYLCQQMDGNPADYPYVRQIPFTENRLIKKIRWKLWQWDRLCSFVNPAYGRKVKALLSEFRPDVIHCHFAYEAIALLDNIAIDQYKVVLHFHGYDASQMIRKKSYIRKLRSILKHPNVYAVSVNRFFIQQLSALLNIPPSRFLLLHCGVDTTLFSPGGNSTEKKERLFVQVSSLALKKGHEFTLKAFALFTQRNPGLNSRLILTGDGSRKEILSRLALELGIADRVEFTGNVDPLTAVSLLRKADVFLHHSITPPNGDMEGIPTAIMEAMAVELPIVSTIHSGIPELVEEGVNGYLVPEKEVEQYALRMEDALKIGRLPANRQKIEAYFNKINHNQDLYRFYSTLTGA, from the coding sequence ATGCGTATTCTATTTTTTACACGAGTGTTTGGCGGTGTCACCACCACCTTTATCCGCAACGAGATCGATTTCCTGACCAAAGAAAATGATTTCCTGTACCTCTGCCAGCAGATGGACGGCAATCCTGCCGATTATCCTTATGTAAGGCAGATCCCCTTCACGGAGAACAGGCTGATCAAAAAGATCCGCTGGAAGCTCTGGCAATGGGACAGGCTCTGCAGCTTTGTCAATCCGGCATATGGCCGGAAGGTAAAGGCGTTGCTCAGTGAGTTCAGACCTGATGTCATTCATTGTCATTTTGCCTATGAGGCCATTGCCCTGCTGGACAATATAGCTATTGACCAGTATAAAGTGGTGCTTCATTTTCATGGATACGACGCCTCGCAGATGATCCGGAAAAAATCCTATATCCGCAAGCTGCGTTCCATCCTGAAGCATCCCAATGTATACGCGGTCAGCGTGAACCGGTTCTTTATTCAACAGTTAAGCGCTTTATTGAATATACCCCCTTCCCGCTTCCTGCTGCTGCATTGCGGGGTAGATACCACGCTCTTCAGCCCCGGTGGCAACAGCACCGAAAAGAAAGAGCGGCTATTTGTACAGGTATCTTCCCTGGCGCTCAAAAAAGGCCATGAGTTTACCTTGAAAGCTTTTGCCCTGTTCACCCAAAGGAATCCCGGCCTGAACAGCAGGCTGATCCTGACGGGAGACGGCAGCCGGAAAGAAATACTGAGCAGGCTGGCCCTTGAGCTGGGAATAGCCGATCGAGTGGAGTTTACGGGAAATGTGGATCCGCTCACTGCGGTATCGTTACTCAGGAAAGCCGATGTGTTCCTGCATCATAGCATTACCCCGCCTAACGGGGACATGGAAGGCATTCCTACGGCTATTATGGAAGCTATGGCTGTTGAACTACCCATTGTCAGCACTATTCATTCCGGTATTCCCGAACTGGTGGAAGAAGGAGTGAATGGTTACCTGGTGCCCGAGAAGGAAGTGGAGCAGTATGCACTGCGAATGGAGGATGCGCTGAAAATAGGTCGTTTGCCAGCAAACAGGCAAAAAATAGAAGCGTATTTCAACAAAATAAACCATAACCAGGATCTGTACCGGTTTTATAGCACCCTGACAGGGGCCTGA